A region of the Cumulibacter soli genome:
CCCGCGACCGGCCGTTCCTCGGAATGACCTTCATCGGGATCGGCTGTTGGTATGCGCGCTGGGGAACGGACATCGAGTTCGAGTATGCACTCGTCTTGATAGCCCTCGCGCGACGTTGGGGCTACAACCAGGGGATGTCAGTCATGCGCTGGGAGCATGTCGCCGCGCTCGTCGACGAGCGTCGGCCGGGACGCCTGAGCGAACTCGTCAGCGAATTCACCGACATCCCGGCCAGCGACCTCGTCGCTCGCGGCAGCGCACACCTAAACGCGCTCGCAGCGATTACATCTTCCGATTGAAACTACGCACTGCCAGCGGCGCGAACACAGCGATAATGACCGCGCACCCGAGTAGCGCCCACCCGACCTCGCCGGTCACGGCGCCGTCGTTCGCCAAGCTGCGGATCGCCGAGATCACGTGCGAGACGGGATTGATATCGGCGAAGGTACGCAACCAATTAGGCATGGTCTCGGTCGGCACAAATGCATTCGACAAGAAGGTCAGCGGGAACATCACCATCATCGACATCCCCTGCACCGCCTGCGCCGTCTTGCCTCGAGTGCCGAACCAGGTGAAGATCCAGGCGATCGACCATCCTGCGGCAATCGCCAGCAAAATCGCCCCCAGCACCCCTAGCGCGCCACCACCTGGCCGGTAACCCATCGCGATACCGGTCGCGAACGTCAACGTTGAGGCGATCGCATACCGAATCAGATCGGCGACCATCGGACCCGCGAGCGGCGCTATACGTGCGATCGGCAACACCTTGAACCGGTCGAACACGCCCTTGTCCATATCTTCACGTAATTGGACGCCGGTAGCGATGCAGGCCGTCAGAATGGTTTGCCCGATCAGACCGGGGATGATCACCGGCAGGTAATCCTGCACACTGCTGGAAATCGCGCCGCCGAAAATATAGGCGAACATCATCGTGAACAGCAGCGGCTGGATCGTAACGTCGAACATCTGCTCGAAGTTGCGCCGCATTTTCATCGTCGCCCGCCACGCGAGCGTCATGGTCTGACTGAACGTCTGCGCGAGGGTAACCCGCTCACCAACCGCGTCATGCTCCGGACGCGCTGTATCGACGAGGGTAGCGGTCATCGGACCTCCTCCAATCCTGGTTCATTCTCGCTCTCATCGGTCGACGGATGCCCGGTGAGCGCAAGGAACACCTCGTCCAATGACGGCTTCTGGACCGCTAGGGCATCGACCTCGATCCCGCTTTGGCGCAGCCTGAGGAGCACATCGATCGCTTGATCACTGCTGTGCAGGGGAACGTTGATGCGTCGCGACTCGGCGGACGTCGCCGGGCGTTCGTCGAGCAGCCGGGCGATCTCGTCGCCGGCGCGGGGAATGTCGCTCGGATGGCGCATCGTCAACTGCAGCGTGCTGCGACCCACCGAGTTCTTGAGTTCATCGGACGTACCCTCGGCGACTTTGAGCCCATGATCGATCACAGCGATCCGATCCGCCAGTTGGTCGGCTTCATCGAGGTACTGGGTGGTGAGCAGTACGGTGCATCCCTCGGCCACCAGTTCGCGGATTGTGTCCCACATTTGGCCGCGGGTGCGCGGATCGAGCCCAGTGGTGGGCTCATCCAGGAAAATCAGTGGCGGCCGAGTGATCAGGCTTGCGGCCAGATCAAGGCGACGGCGCATACCACCGGAGAAGGCGCTGATCGGTTTGTCCGCAGCGTCCTCGAGCTCGAACTGTTGCAGCAGTCGCACACCGCGGGCACGCGCGTCGGACTTTGATAGCCCTTGCAGTCGGCCAAACAGCAGGAGGTTCTCCTTCGCGGTGAGGTTCTCATCGACCGACGCGTACTGGCCCGTGACGCCCAACAGCGAGCGCACCCGATGCCCCTCACGGCGAACGTCGTGGCCAAGGATCCACGCATCGCCGCCGTCAATCGGCAACAAGGTGGCGAGCATCTTGAGCATCGTGGTCTTGCCGGCACCGTTCGGTCCCAGTACGCCGAACACTTCCCCGCGGCGTACGTCGAGATCGATCCCGTCGACCGCGCGGTGCGCGTCAAATATCTTCACCAATCCTCGCGCGTGTACCGCGAGGTCGGCTGATGGAATAACTGTCGTCATGCGCTCAATGCTGCGAGCGCGCGGTTTCATCTCGGTTTCAGCAAGGCGCTCGCCGGTTTCACCGCCACGCTGACCGGTCGCACCGCTGCATCGCGCATGTCCGTATCGCCGGTGGTGCACGAATCGTCGCTCACCCGATTCCGTCGCCAGCGCACCCGGCTTGCCCGTCCGTCGAACGGCTCCGCCGTCAGTCGAACGAGTCGGGCCGTCAGTCCAGTCGTTGCACCATAACGGCCGATGCCGCGTCGTCCGGCAGATCGAGCGGCTCGGCGCCGAGTTCTACTTCGGCGCCGGGGCTGAGACCATGTCCACTCAGCATCCGTAACTGCTGCGGATCGGCGTCCGAAACGCGTACAACTCGGTAGCGTCCGGGCTCGGCGTCGCTCAATGCGAGCACGTTCTGCGGATACCGGACGGTGCCGTCGGCGTCGGGAATCGGATCACCGTGCGGATCGACGTCCGGAGCGCCCAGCACACGCGCCACGCTATCGACGAATCGGTCCGAAACGGCGTGCTCCAGTTGTTCGGCCTCGTCGTGTACCTCGTCCCATCGGTAGCCGAGTTCACGGACCAGGAAGGTCTCGATCAGCCGGTGCCGACGGACCATCTGGATCGCATGTCGCCGTCCGGCGGCCGTCAGCCGGATCGGCCCGTATCGCTCATGTGCGAGCAGCCCCAGCGATTCCAATCGTCCGAGCGTGGCGGACGCCGTTGCACGGGTAGTGTTCATCCGTTCGGCGAGACTGCTCACCGTCGCGGGCGCCGATCCCCATTCGGTCGCGGACCAGATCACTTTCAGGTAGTCCTGCGCGACCGAAGTCAGCATCGGGGTCGACTCTCGGCGACGTGTCGGCATCGGTTTAGTCCTGCCCGGTAATCATGAGATACAGCAAGGCGACGTTCAACGTCACAATAGCGATTGCGACGCTCGCAGCGGCGATGCGCAGTCGCAGGCTGTTGACGAACGAACCCATGATGTCGGCGCGCCCGGTGTACCACGCCAACGGGATCAACGCGAACGGGATACCGAGCGACAGAACGACCTGGCTGAGCACCAGCGCCCAGGTCGGATCGACCCCGATTGCCAGGATGATCAACGCCGGAATGAGGGTGACGGCCCGGCGCCACAACACCGGTATACGCCGGTGAATCAGGCCGGCCATGATCGCCGACCCGGCGTACGCACCAACGGACGCCGAGGCGAGTCCGGATGCCAGCAGTCCGATGCCGAACACCAAACCGACTCCGGCCCCAAGGTGGGTGCTGATCGCATCGGCCGCACCTTCGATCGTGTTCGTCCCGGGGACTCCGGGCAACGCCGAGGCAGCCAACAACAGCATCGCAATGTTGACGCCACCGGCCACGATCAGCGCGAGCACCACATCCAACCTCGTGGCGCGCAACAGTCGTCGGATCCGGTCGGGGTCCTTGCTCACGCCATGCCGGTCGCGAGCGAGCCCGGAATGCAGGTATACCGCGTGCGGCATCACCGTCGCGCCAATCATGCTCGCCGCCAGCAACACCGTCGAGGATCCTTCAAAACGCGGCACCAGTCCCCCGGCAACCTCGCCCCAATCGGTCGTCGTGAAGAACAGACCCGCAACGAATCCGACCGCGATGATCGCGAGCATCGCGATCACCAAGAACTCGAACGTGCGCTGCCCACGACGAGACTGAACCGACAGCATGATCATCGAGATGACACCGACGATGACGCCTCCGACCGGTAACGGTAGGTCGAAGAGGATATGCAGCGCGATCGCGCCACCGATCACTTCGGCAAGATCAGTCGCGGCAGCGGTAACTTCGGCCTGCCCCCAGTACAGCAGTCTCGTCGGTTTGGACAGGCGACCGCCGAGCACCTCCGGCAGGCTCTGTCCCGTCACCAAACCCAGCTTCGCCGAGAGGTACTGCACCACGACGGCCATCACGTTCGCGACGACGAGCACCCACACCAGCAAATACCCGTACTCCGCACCCGCGGACAGGTTGGCGGCCACGTTACCGGGGTCGACGTAGGCGATGGCCGCGACGAACGCGGGACCAAGCAGCCCGATGAGGCGCGCCTCGGGCTTGCGCCGTGGTTGAGCGCGTTCGGCAGTGTCAGCGGGAGTGGACAACGGCGTATGGCTTTCTCGGTGGAAGCTCTAAGTTAGAGCACTCTAACAATTAGAGTTAGGACACTCTAACTCTCCCGGGCACGTCCGAGGAGATAGTTCGCAGTGACGTTCGAAACACGCCGTGCGCGCCGTCATTGCGATGATCCATGCGCCCGAACGCAGCGCCTACTCGAAGCGCAGCGATCATCTGTGCGGTGAGCTCGTCCGTCAGGACGCCGTGGCTGATGTGGCTGGGCCTAGTTACTACCGGCTCGCCGCCTCGGACTCGTACAGTTCGATCGCCGCGCGCACGAGCGCGGCGTTGTCCGGTGCGACGGATCCATCCGGCAGCAGCAGCGCGTCTTCGAGCCCGATCCGAGTCTGTACGCCGATCTGGGCCGCCCGCTGCACCATCGGCCAGGCGGTACTGCCGTTTCCGTGCAACAGAACCGGCACCGCACCGACATTGCGCTCGGACATCAGCGCCAGCATCGCGGACGCGGTGTGCTCCGCATCCGCTGCATCGGCGCCGTGTGGGAGTTCCACGAGCGCGCGGATGCACTGATCGCGGTGCGGCGAAGCAGCCCATCGCTCGATCGCGGTGTCAGTCCATAGGCCTGCTTCGATCGCGATGCCCTGCTCGATCAGGGTGGCGGCAACCTCGTCGGCGCCATCTTCATGCCAATTCACCGAGGCAAAGTCGGGTCGGATCCGCCATTCGCCGATGGCCGCCACCCGCTGCGCGGGGTCCGGTTGCGCCCAGGCCCCCGTAGTCACGCCGACGGGAATCTTCGGGCCGGCCGCTCGCACTGCGCCGAGCACCAATTCGAGGCGATCGGCATCCAAGGTGTCACGCCCATCGTCACCTTTCACGTGCAGGTGTACGGCGAACGCCCCGGCGGACTCGGCCGCGAGCACATCATCGGCAATCTGCTGAGCCGACACCGGCAGCGCTGGGTGTTGATCGGGAGTACGGGCACCGTTGATACAGGCTTTGACCGACATCCAGTGACACTACAACCTCCAGGCGCCACAACCCGCTCGGATAGTGTCGAGCCTCAACTGCACCTGCTCAAGGAGGCATCATGTCCGTCCTGTCCGCGTTGACCGAAGCGCTCGACTCCGGCGCCATCGAAGTCATCGACCTCACTGCCCCACTGTCCTCACAAACGCCCGTGCTGGAGCTCCCACCGGAGTTCGGTCAGACGGCAGTATTCGAACTCGAGGAGATCAGCAAGTACGACGACCGCGGACCGGCTTGGTACTGGAACAACATCCGCACCGGCGAGCACACCGGCACGCACTTCGACGCACCGAACCACTGGATCAGCGGTAAAGACCTCGGCGACATCGCCTCTGTGCCGGTGCGCCGAATGATCGGTCAAGCTGCCGTCCTCGATGTCACCGCCGAGGCGAGCGCGAATCCGGACTTTCTGGTGGAGGTCGAACACATCAAGGCGTGGGAGGCCGAGCACGGTCCGTTGCCCGCCGGAGGTTGGTTGCTGGTGCGCACCGGATGGGATGCGCGGTCACGATCACAAGCCGAGATGATCAACGCCGACGAGTCCGGCTCGCACACCCCCGGCCTATCTGTCGAGGCCGCACGATGGGTCGCCGAACAGACACCGGTGATCGGGATGGGTGTGGAGACCGTGGGCACCGACGCCGGCGCAGCGGCAGGGTTCGACCCGATGTTCCCCTGCCACTCGATGCTGATGGGTAACAACAAGTACGGCCTCACGCAGTTGCAAAACCTCGCCCAGCTCCCGCCAACCGGCGCCGTCATCATCGCCGGACCACTGCCGATCGTGAACGGCTCCGGCTCCCCCGCCCGCGTACTCGCGCTCGTCGAACGCTGATGGACGTCGCCGAGGCAATCGGGCGGGCGTTGGTGGACGCCGGGGTCGATCGGGCATTCGGCGTGGTCGGCTCCGGAAACTTCGCGATTACCAATGCGATCGTGGCCGCCGGAGCGCCATTCACTGCCGCACGGCACGAGGGCGGTGCGGTGACGATGGCCGACGCATACGCGCGCACCAGCGGACGGGTCGGCGTCGTGACCGTGCATCAAGGCTGCGGGCTGACCAACGCGATGACCGGTCTGACCGAAGCGGCAAAGAGTCGCACTCCGCTACTCATCGTCGCCGCCGAAGCGACGGCGCCGCGATCGAATTTCTACGTCGACCAACGTGCGCTGGCTACCGCGATCGGCGCAGATTCCATCCGCATCAGCGATCCGGCAAAAGCCGAACGCCTCGTCGCAGATGCCGTCGAGGCCACTCTGCGTGAACGCCGAACAATCCTGTTGAACGTGCCGCTCGACGTACAGGCCATGCCCGCTCGGGCGCGACCGATAGTCGAGCCCGCGACGTACGCCGACTTCATTGAACCGGCGCCCACCGCATCCGTGCAGCCACGCCCGAAGCCCCAACGGGATCCGGCGCCGGAACAGGTGCGCCGCTTGATCGACGTACTCGCCCGCGCCGAACGTCCCGTGTTCATCGCCGGGCGCGGCGCGCGCAGCGATTCAGCACGCGCGGCACTCGAACTGCTGGCCGAGCGCTCCGGGGCGCTGCTGGCGACCTCCGCCGTTGCCAAGGGCCTGTTTCGGGGCAACCGGTGGTCGCTGGATGTGTCCGGTGGATTCGCCTCGCCACTGGCCGCGGAACTGATCGCCGGCGCAGACCTGATCGTCGGGTGGGGCACCGCACTGAATATGTGGACCACTCGGCACGGGCGTCTCATCGGGCAGAACGCCCTCATCGCTCAGGTGGACGACGATCCGGACGCACTCGGGGCCCACCGCCCGATCGACGTCGGCGTACTCGGCGATGTTTCGGCCACGGCTGAGCACGCGCTGCGGTCCTGGACCGCGGACACGCGCGTGGGCTACCGCCGCGCCGACGTCGGCGAAGCCCTCACCGAACGCGGTACGTGGCTGACGACGGCGTACGACGATGTGAGCACCGCGGAGCGGGTCGATGCGCGCACGCTCACGAAGCGTCTCGATGCGATCCTGCCGCAAGAACGGGTCATCGGCGTCGACTCCGGCAACTTCATGGGCTACCCGAGCATGTTCCTGCGCACCCCCGACGAACGCGGATTCTGCTTCACACAGGCATTCCAGTCGGTCGGGCTCGGGCTGGCGACCGCGATTGGCGCTGCGCTGGCACAGCCTGACCGCCTACCGATTGCCGCCGTGGGCGACGGCGGATTGTTCATGGCGGCGTCCGAATTGGAGACCGTCGTTCGGCTCGGGCTGCCGATGGTGATCATCGTGTACAACGATGCGGCGTACGGCGCCGAAATCCACCACTTCGGCCCGAGCGGTGCGCCGCTGGATGTGGTGCGGTTCGCGGACGTCGATATTGCCGCGATCGCGCGTGGGTATGGGTTCGAGGCGCTGACCGTACACACCGTTGCCGATCTTGATCGGGCCATCGAATGGGTTGACGGTCCGCGCGGTCGACCGCTGTTGATCGACGCGAAGGTGACCACCGACGACGCCTCATGGTGGCTCGCGGACGCGTTCGGTCACTGACGGGCACCGAACGTCCTATGCCGTAGCCGGGGCATCGGCGCCCTGTGACGGCGAAGGCCGGTCGCATACGCTTGACGTTCCGTAGCGAACCTAAAGGAGACATAGATGAGTGAGCGCGACGTAGTCGTCCTGTCCGCGGTACGTTCTGCGATCGGCAGCTTCGGCGGCGGCCTGTCCGACCAGGAACCAGCTGACCTCGGCGGAGCCGTGATGAAAGAGGCCGTCGGCCGCTCAGGCGTCGATCCCGATCAGGTCAATTATGTCACCGTGGGCAACGTGATCCCCACGGAGTCCCGCTACCCCTACGTCGCTCGTGTCGCGGCGATTCAGGCGGGACTGTCGATGGACTCGGTGGCGATGGGAGTCAACCGGCTATGTTCCTCGGGTCTGCAGGCGGTCGTGTCAACGGCGCAGAACATTCTGCTCGGTGACGCCGAGTTCGGCGTCGGCGGCGGTGTTGAGGTCATGTCGCGCGGCGCGTACCTCTCCCCCGCGATGCGCAGCGGAGCGCGGATGGGTGATACCGCGATGGTCGACAGTATGGTCGCGGCATTGACCGACCCGTTCGGCGTTGGGCACATGGGCATCACCGCGGAGAACCTCGCAGAAAAGTGGGACATCACCCGTGAGCAGCAGGACGAGCTCGCTGCCGAATCGCACCGGCGCGCGGCGGTCGCGATCGAGGAAGGCCGATTCACCTCGCAGATCGTGCCGATCGTGAAGAAGTCGCGCAAGGGCGAGGTTGTCATCGACACCGACGAGCATGTACGTCCCGGAACCACCGTCGACACGCTCGCCGGTATGCGTCCAGCGTTCAAGAAGGACGGCACCGTCACCGCCGGCAACGCATCGGGCATCAACGACGGCGCCGCGTTCCTCGTCCTGGGCGAGGCTCAGGCCGCGGCCGAAGCGGGCGCGAAGCCGATCGCCCGCTTGGCGTCGTACGCCGTCGCCGGCGTACCGAACCACATCATGGGTGAAGGACCGATCCCGGCAACGAAGAAGGCGCTCGCCAAGGGCGGGTTCACGCTGGACCAGATGGACGTCATCGAATCGAATGAGGCGTTCGCCGCGCAGGCGATCGCGGTCGCCCGGGGCCTGGACCTGGACATGGCGAAGACCAACCCAAACGGCGGCGCGATCGCGCTCGGGCACCCGATCGGCTGCTCGGGCGCTTTCCTCGCGGTAAAAGCGATCCACGAACTTGAGCGGATCGGCGGAAAGTACGCGCTGGTCACCATGTGCGTCGGCGGCGGGCAGGGAATCGCCGCGGTATTCGAGAAGCTGTAACCGTAAGACAGAGCCGATCGGGCGGTACGACGCTGACGTCGTACCGCCCGATCAGTTTCTTCGTGTCCTCATTACCGCGATCCCGGACCCTATTGCCCCGGGCGCCGGTACGGCTACTCTTCGGCGCGCCGGCCCAACCCCAAGACCACCGCGACCCCGCCGAACAGGATCATCGCCAACGCGGTCAGCGCGGCCGGCAGCACCGCTTGCACACCCGTCATCGCCAGATCGCCGCGCGTGGTATCGGCGGGGGTAGCGAGCCTCGTCGGCGGAACGTTCGACGACGTGGCGGCATCGTCCCCGTCATCGGTCCCCGACGACGGAGGCGTCGACGGAGGCGTCGATGAATCACTCGCCGGGCCGACGACGATCCGTAGTTCAGCCGTCGCCGGGTCGTTCACCGAGACCGTGAACACAAACCCGCCGGCGTCCGTCGGCGTACCCGAGATGAGCCCGTCATCAGACAGTTTCAGCCCCGGCGGCAACGAGCCGGCCGCAATGCTCCAGACGTAGATGCCGTCCTCGGCTCCGGTCGCCTCAAGTTGTGCCTTGTAGGGCACCCCGACCCGCGCCGTGGGTAGTTTGTCGGTGAGCACGGCCAGTTCGGGCGGCGTGGCGGTGACCGCGACGTTGAACAGGGCCGAGCCCGCCACCGCGTTAGCTGTCGCCGCAACTGTCACCGGTCCTTCGGACTGCCCAGCGGTGAGAGTGAGCGCGACGGCAAGACCGTCATCGTCGGTGCTCACCACAACGGACGGTTCCCCGCCGAAGGAAGCGTCCCCGCCGGTCACCTCGAACGTCACGTCGACGCCCGCAGCGGGGGCGCCTTGGGTGTCGCTGACCAGCGCACTCAGTGGCGTCTGGAAGTCGAACCCCGCCTCGGCTGCTTGGCCATCGCCGCCGTACGCCTCGATCGTCGCTGGTGGGGCGGGCGCGACATCGATCGTCAGCGAAACTGTGGCGCTCAGTGCGTTTGCATCGGTTACCTGAGCGGTGAACGCAAACGTTCCGGCGGTCGTAGGCACGCCCTGGATCGTGCCGTCGGTGCCGAGTTCGAGGCCGGCGGGTAACCCGCCGTCGATGGATCCGAATGCGTACGGTGCGGTACCACCTGTCGCCTCGAGCGTGTCCGCATAGTCCGCCCCGACGGTCCCGTCCGGAAGCGCGGTGGTCGTGAGCGCCAGCGGCTCGCCGACGACATCCTGCACTGAGCCGATATGGCACGGCTCGCCGGCCGGACTTTGTACGCCGCGTTGATCGGTCACCGGGCACACCTCGACATCGACCCCGCCGTGGGTCAGCACGGTGCCCGGCGGAATCACGCCGACGGCTGGTGAACCCGGCTTTGGAGCGATGGTCGCGGTCGGACCACCATTGTCGCCGAGGTCGTTGAGTAGACCCGCAAGGTGCGGTGCGTTGGCTACGCTGCCCACGCCGCCGTCCACGCAGGAGCCGTCCGAGTCGATGTTGTAGCCGCCGTCAACGTTGTGATCGCCAGGGAGCCAACAATCGTGGAAGTCGTTGTCGGCGAAGATGCTACTGACCACGCTCACCTCGACTGTGGGGCGTGCGGAGATCCCGTCACGGTTGCCGACGAAGGTCGACGCGATGACCGTCAACTTGCCGGAGTCGAGATAGATCCCACCAATCCCGTTATCGTTGCCGTCGAACGTGGAGGTGCGCACATCGACATCGCCGCCGGCGAGACTCGTTATGCCGCCGCCGAAGGTACTCGCACCCGTCGCGTCGTTGTCCGCGAAGGTCGAACTCGTGACGCTCGCACTAGCCTGCGCCGTCCATAGCACGATGCCGCCGCCGTAACCGGCATCGGTGAAGTTGTCCACGAAAGTCGAGTCGGCCACGACGAGCTCGCCCTCGCGGACGACGATTCCGCCGCCGGAGTCGGAGTAATCGGCACTGCCGATACTTCCGCGCACTGTCAGTGCGTCGACATTCAGCGTGCCGCTGCCGGTGTAGTCCACGACGTATGGCGCTGCCTCGAGCCCATCAAGGATGGGCGAGACGCCGGTATCGGCTTGGATGCTGAGCGAGTCCTGATCGATGACCCAGCCCGTCTGTGTCGTGAACGTAGCCGAGGAGTCGGGATTCGCAGCGAGGATGACCGTGTCGCCGTCTGTCGCGAGGTCGAGCGCCTGTTGCAACGTGCACGCGTCCTGCAACGTCGCTACTGCCGGGCAGGACGACGGATCGCTCACCTCGCCGCTCGGGTAGGCATACAGCGATGTCGCTGCGTGCTGATCGAGCACTGTCTGCGTGCCCGCCACCTGAGTCTGCTGACTGATCGAACCAGAGTTGGCGATCGTGCCGTCCCCCGAGATCGTCCCGCTGCCGGTGACCGCGCCCGAGTTTTCGAAGGTGCCGGTGTTCTGCAGCGTGCCGCCCTTGAGGTCGATGCTTTCGCCTGCGGGCAGCCGCAGCGTCCCGGAGTTACTGACCGCGCCCAGTTCGCTGGGCCCACCGATCGCCATATCGGTCGCGCCTGAGACGGTGACGACAGCGGGTGCCACGATCGCGAGCGCGCCGGCGGCGACTGGTGGCGATCCAGCACCATCCCCGTTACTGCCACCGATTCCGGCGGCGTTCACACCACCGGTCGCCATCACCGTGCCGCCCGTGATCGTTACATCGCCGCCGCCGCCAATGCCCGCTGCGGTGTCCGTCGCGGACGACGCATCCAAAGTTCCGGTGGCACCCGGACTCGTATCAGTAATGGTCAACGAAGCGGTCTTCGGAACGCCGAGCGCAGCGCGGTCCGAATGTCCGGTCACCGACAGGTCGTACCCGTCAAGGTCAAGCGTCACATTGGCGCCGGGCGTTACGTCCAGAGCCAATGCGTCGGAGTCGATGGCCAGATCACAGGGCACCGTCACCGTCTCGCCGCTGGCTGCACCGTTAAAAGACGTCGTGAATTCGCTCGGGTCACACGCTGGCACGATCGCCAAACTTGGGGCGGCGGGCAGGACGACGCCCATCGTCACCAATGCGGTGACCAGGCCCAATCGCGCGGACCGATTGCGTCGACGCGTAGTGGTCGAAGCGGACATACTGCGGCGACGGATGCTCACTCGGTATTCCCTTCGATGGCTGGGTATGACCTTACAGAGGTCACACCGCCGTGTCACTGCCCTAATGTTGCGGGGTTCAACCCGCGAAACTACGGGTTCTGACCTTGCCAGCGCCCCGGCGAGTCATGCTCACGGCTCGTTGCCGTGGCATCGCGGTCAGATCCAGCCATACCGTTGCGCGATCTGCACCGCCTCATGCCGATTCGCCGCGCCCAACTTCACCATTGCCGCAGACAGATAATTGCGCACGGTCCCGGGTGACAGGAACGCGCGCGCGGCGACCTCGCCAATCGGTGCGCCGCTGGCGGACAGTTCCAACACGTCGCATTCGCGCGGTGTCAACGGGCAGTCCCCGGCCTGCATGGCCTCCGCGGCCAGGTCGGGATCGACGTACCGACCGCCATCAGCGACGACGCGCACGGCTTCGGCGAACCGCTCCGCCGAGGCCGTTTTCGGCAAGAACCCCGATACCCCTGATTCCAGGGCCCGCGTGAGATAACCGGGGCGACCGTGCGAGGTCACGATCACCGTCCGCACGTGCTCCGGCAACTGCATGGCGAGCTCGATCCCGTCAGTGTCGGGCATCTGCAAATCCAGAACCGCAACATCCACGTCGCTCACCTGCAACGCCTCAACCGCCGAACCGCAGGTCGCGACGACCTCGATACCGGCCTCAAGCCCCAGCAGCACCCCCACGGCGTCTCGCACCAGCGCCTCATCGTCGACGACCATGACGCGGATCGGTGGGCTGCTCATGATGCACGCACCCGTTCGATGTCGCGAGCGCCGTTGCCGAGTGCCCC
Encoded here:
- a CDS encoding Ig domain-containing protein; the encoded protein is MSIRRRSMSASTTTRRRNRSARLGLVTALVTMGVVLPAAPSLAIVPACDPSEFTTSFNGAASGETVTVPCDLAIDSDALALDVTPGANVTLDLDGYDLSVTGHSDRAALGVPKTASLTITDTSPGATGTLDASSATDTAAGIGGGGDVTITGGTVMATGGVNAAGIGGSNGDGAGSPPVAAGALAIVAPAVVTVSGATDMAIGGPSELGAVSNSGTLRLPAGESIDLKGGTLQNTGTFENSGAVTGSGTISGDGTIANSGSISQQTQVAGTQTVLDQHAATSLYAYPSGEVSDPSSCPAVATLQDACTLQQALDLATDGDTVILAANPDSSATFTTQTGWVIDQDSLSIQADTGVSPILDGLEAAPYVVDYTGSGTLNVDALTVRGSIGSADYSDSGGGIVVREGELVVADSTFVDNFTDAGYGGGIVLWTAQASASVTSSTFADNDATGASTFGGGITSLAGGDVDVRTSTFDGNDNGIGGIYLDSGKLTVIASTFVGNRDGISARPTVEVSVVSSIFADNDFHDCWLPGDHNVDGGYNIDSDGSCVDGGVGSVANAPHLAGLLNDLGDNGGPTATIAPKPGSPAVGVIPPGTVLTHGGVDVEVCPVTDQRGVQSPAGEPCHIGSVQDVVGEPLALTTTALPDGTVGADYADTLEATGGTAPYAFGSIDGGLPAGLELGTDGTIQGVPTTAGTFAFTAQVTDANALSATVSLTIDVAPAPPATIEAYGGDGQAAEAGFDFQTPLSALVSDTQGAPAAGVDVTFEVTGGDASFGGEPSVVVSTDDDGLAVALTLTAGQSEGPVTVAATANAVAGSALFNVAVTATPPELAVLTDKLPTARVGVPYKAQLEATGAEDGIYVWSIAAGSLPPGLKLSDDGLISGTPTDAGGFVFTVSVNDPATAELRIVVGPASDSSTPPSTPPSSGTDDGDDAATSSNVPPTRLATPADTTRGDLAMTGVQAVLPAALTALAMILFGGVAVVLGLGRRAEE
- a CDS encoding response regulator transcription factor, yielding MSSPPIRVMVVDDEALVRDAVGVLLGLEAGIEVVATCGSAVEALQVSDVDVAVLDLQMPDTDGIELAMQLPEHVRTVIVTSHGRPGYLTRALESGVSGFLPKTASAERFAEAVRVVADGGRYVDPDLAAEAMQAGDCPLTPRECDVLELSASGAPIGEVAARAFLSPGTVRNYLSAAMVKLGAANRHEAVQIAQRYGWI